A genomic region of Alligator mississippiensis isolate rAllMis1 chromosome 6, rAllMis1, whole genome shotgun sequence contains the following coding sequences:
- the BMS1 gene encoding ribosome biogenesis protein BMS1 homolog isoform X2 gives MKRMLGRGIQRPLQSSLLCGWPEPFTGKKRRLTIIECGCDINTMIDLAKVADLVLMLIDASFGFEMETFEFLNICQVHGFPKIMGILTHLDTFKNNKQLKKTKKRLKHRFWTEVYPGAKLFYLSGMVHGEYQKQEVHNLGRFIAVMKFRPLTWQTTHPYVLMDRVEDLTNPEDIRVNPKCDRKVSLYGYLRGAHLKNKTQIHMPGVGDFTVSDVSFLPDPCALPEQQKKRSLNEKEKLIYAPLSGVGGVVYDKDAVYIDLGGSHAHQDEEEEVRPNHELVQSLISTHSTIDAKMASSKVSLFMDSNPLGSEDLESHGFVMPKEEKQLDLKSGRIRRKAVFEEKENSDGESDEEDDQDEEMSEDEMAGSDSDEEGDAEEGSDKELPEQEADPRNVKRLKREETKEETVMELPAFADSDDDLEMSSVEEGETGLDESNKETDEEDEQESDEKESSDCDSESADKKLGEPTPCETSKESKELRGNHKQGLNLDKKVFSTVDSGNCTAEEVSESESESSSLDEDAEEDEEAEELHRKRVQSTQEVSTLRQAKLKAVEDDENLLKEEEEYEEKTDFSADTAGAVRWKENLSQKAAHAFLRQQQSTPNLRKLVYGTVAEKEEDDKDDGEEELGGLFHVSRPDKESKLKANGLDCSKFAVEVPQDWDLEEVMSSIRDCFVTGKWEADKDAAKLLEEDEELYGDFEDLETGVVHKGRPAVEEDEAVSEEEEKEEKEPKAEEEEEKKKRLDKKRKLKEMFDAEYDGGDATYFDDLKGEMQRQAQLNRAEFEDQDDDARVQYEGFRPGMYVRIEIENVPCEFVLNFDPQYPIILGGLGNSEGNVGYVQLRLKKHRWYKKILKTRDPLILSLGWRRFQTIPMYYVEDHNGRHRLLKYTPQHMHCGATFWGPITPQGTGFLAVQSVSGATPDFRIAATGVVLDLDKSITVVKKLKLTGFPFKIYKNTSFIKGMFNSQLEVAKFEGAAIRTVSGIRGQIKKALRTPEGAFRATFEDKLLMSDIVFLRTWYPVSIPAFYNPVTSLLKPAGEKDTWTGMKTTGQLRRERGLRIKQNKDSLYKPIVREKKHFNKLHIPKALQKALPFKNKPKNYEKKAKLSKDQWRPAVIREPHEKKISALLSALGTVHNYKVKKAKLKHREQLKEYLKVKRKEEEEKFKRQKEAKKKLYRIIGQKEKKRQKSSLKGSAGGEK, from the exons ATGAAGAGGATGCTCGGAAGAGGAATCCAAAGGCCTTTGCAGTCCAGTCTTTTGTGCGGATGGCCAGAACCTTTCACAG GTAAAAAACGTAGGCTAACCATTATTGAATGTGGATGTGACATTAACACAATGATTGATCTTGCTAAAGTTGCTGATTTG GTTCTAATGCTCATCGATGCCAGCTTTGGATTTGAGATGGAAACGTTTGAATTCTTGAACATTTGCCAAGTACATGGCTTTCCTAAAATCATGGGTATCCTTACCCACTTAGATACCTTCAAGAACAATAAACAGTTAAAAAAGACCAAAAAGAGATTAAAACATAGATTCTGGACTGAAGTATATCCG GGTGCTAAGCTCTTTTATCTCTCTGGGATGGTACATGGAGAGTATCAAAAGCAGGAAGTTCACAATCTAGGACGCTTTATCGCGGTTATGAAATTCCGCCCTCTCACATGGCAGACAACTCATCCGTATGTCCTAATGGACAG AGTGGAAGATTTGACAAACCCAGAAGATATCAGAGTCAATCCGAAGTGTGACAGGAAGGTGTCACTTTATGGTTACTTAAGAGGGGcacacttaaaaaacaaaacccagattCATATGCCAG GTGTAGGGGACTTTACAGTGAGTGATGTCAGTTTCCTGCCAGacccatgtgcactccctgagcagCAGAAGAAGCGTTCCTTAAACGAAAAAGAGAAACTGATTTATGCCCCACTATCAGGAGTTGGCGGTGTAGTGTATGACAAAGATGCTGTTTATATTGACCTTGGCGGAAGTCATGCTCATCAAGATGAAGAG GAGGAAGTGAGGCCAAACCATGAACTTGTCCAAAGCCTCATCTCTACCCATTCCACCATTGATGCTAAGATGGCTTCAAGCAAAGTGTCTCTCTTCATGGACTCCAACCCATTAGGCTCAGAAGATTTGGAAAGCCATGG CTTTGTGATGCCAAAAGAAGAGAAGCAACTTGATTTAAAGTCTGGGAGAATACGTAGGAAAGCAGtgtttgaagaaaaagaaaatagtgaTGGAGAAAGTGATGAAGAGGATGACCAAGATGAAGAAATGTCTGAGGATGAAATGGCTGGAAGTGATAGTGATGAGGAAGGTGATGCTGAAGAAGGAAGTGATAAAGAACTACCAGAACAAGAGGCAGATCCCAGGAATGTCAAGCGCCTGAAAAGAGAGGAGACCAAAGAAGAGACTGTAATGGAATTGCCAGCATTTGCTGATAGTGATGATGATCTTGAGATGAGCTCAGTAGAAGAAGGAGAAACAGGCCTGGATGAAAGCAACAAAGAGACAGATGAGGAAGATGAACAGGAGAGTGATGAGAAGGAAAGTTCAGACTGTGATTCTGAATCTGCAGACAAAAAATTAGGTGAACCCACACCATGTGAAACAAGCAAAGAAAGTAAAGAACTGAGAGGGAATCATAAACAAGGTCTCAATTTGGATAAAAAAGTGTTTTCCACTGTAGATTCTGGAAACTGCACAGCTGAAGAGGTTTCTGAATCTGAGTCTGAAAGCTCTTCCCTTGATGAGGACGCAGAGGAGGATGAAGAAGCTGAGGAATTGCATAGAAAAAGGGTTCAGAGTACTCAAGAGGTTAGTACTCTTAGGCAGGCTAAATTGAAAGCTGTAGAAGATGATGAAAATCTTCTGAAAGAGGAAGAGGAATATGAAGAGAAAACAGACTTTTCTGCAGACACAGCAG GTGCAGTTAGATGGAAGGAGAATCTTTCCCAAAAGgcagctcatgcctttctgagaCAACAGCAGTCAACTCCTAACCTTCGTAAACTTGTTTATGGAACAG tggcagagaaggaagaggatgaCAAGGATGATGGAGAAGAAGAGCTTGGAGGGTTGTTCCATGTCAGTCGTCCTGACAAAGAATCCAAACTAAAGGCTAACGGCCTTGACTGTTCCAAATTTGCAGTGGAAGTTCCCCAGGATTGGGATTTAGAAGAG GTTATGAGCAGCATTCGGGACTGCTTTGTAACAGGAAAATGGGAAGCAGATAAAGATGCTGCAAAGCTCTTAGAGGAAGACG AAGAACTTTATGGTGATTTTGAGGACCTTGAAACAGGAGTTGTGCATAAAGGGAGACCTGCTGTTGAAGAGGATGAG GCTGTAAgtgaagaagaggagaaagaagaaaaagagcccaaagcagaagaggaggaagagaagaaaaagcgCTTGGACAAGAAACGCAAATTAAAGGAAATGTTTGATGCTGAATATGATGGAGGAGATGCTACATACTTTGATGATCTTAAAGGGGAGATGCAGAGACAAGCACAG CTTAACCGAGCTGAATTTGAAGATCAAGATGATGATGCCAGAGTGCAATATGAGGGCTTCCGGCCAGGGATGTATGTTCGAATAGAAATTGAAAATGTCCCCTGTGAATTTGTGCTGAATTTTGACCCTCAGTATCCAATTATCCTTGGTGGTTTAGGCAACAGTGAAGGAAATGTAGGATATGTTCAG ttgcGTCTGAAGAAACATCGTTGGTATAAGAAGATACTTAAAACCCGTGATCCTTTAATCCTCTCATTGGGATGGAGACGATTTCAGACTATTCCTATGTACTATGTTGAAGATCACAATGGGCGCCATAGGCTTCTTAAATATACTCCACAACACATGCACTGTGGAGCAACTTTTTGGG gCCCCATCACTCCACAAGGGACAGGATTTTTGGCTGTTCAGTCCGTCAGTGGTGCAACA CCTGATTTTCGGATAGCTGCTACAGGAGTTGTGCTTGATTTAGATAAATCCATAACAGTTGTGAAGAAATTAAAGCTGACTGGTTTCCCATTCAAAATTTACAAGAACACTTCATTTATTAAG GGAATGTTTAACTCTCAGTTGGAAGTGGCAAAATTTGAAGGTGCAGCCATTCGCACTGTGAGTGGTATTCGAGGGCAGATCAAAAAGGCTCTTCGGACACCAGAAGGAGCTTTCAGGGCAACATTTGAAGACAAGTTATTAATGAGTG acatTGTTTTTCTGCGGACTTGGTATCCTGTTTCCATCCCAGCTTTCTATAACCCGGTAACATCCTTGCTAAAGCCAGCAGGTGAGAAAGACACCTGGACAGGAATGAAGACAACTGGCCAACTGAGGCGTGAACGGGGTTTaagaataaagcaaaacaaagatTCCCTCTATAAG cccatAGTGAGGGAGAAGAAGCATTTCAATAAGCTCCATATTCCTAAGGCACTTCAGAAGGCACTTCCATTTAAGAACAAGCCTAAGAATTATGAGAAGAAAGCTAAGCTTTCAAAGGACCAGTGGAGACCAGCTGTTATCAGAGAGCCTCATGAAAAGAAG ATATCAGCTCTGCTTAGTGCTTTGGGTACAGTGCACAATTACAAAGTGAAGAAAGCCAAATTAAAACATCGTGAACAGCTTAAAGAATACCTCAAAGTGAAGcgcaaggaagaggaagagaaatttAAGAGACAAAAGGAAGCCAAGAAAAAGCTGTATAGAATTATTggacaaaaagagaaaaagagacagaAGTCAAGCTTGAAAGGATCTGCTGGGGGAGAGAAGTGA
- the BMS1 gene encoding ribosome biogenesis protein BMS1 homolog isoform X1, with protein MEEKDRKKHRKKYSGPKADKKKKRHLNDLGLGDEEDARKRNPKAFAVQSFVRMARTFHRTQDLKTKKHHIPVVDRTPLEPPPVIVVVVGPPKVGKSTLIKCLIKNFTRQKLVEIRGPVTIVSGKKRRLTIIECGCDINTMIDLAKVADLVLMLIDASFGFEMETFEFLNICQVHGFPKIMGILTHLDTFKNNKQLKKTKKRLKHRFWTEVYPGAKLFYLSGMVHGEYQKQEVHNLGRFIAVMKFRPLTWQTTHPYVLMDRVEDLTNPEDIRVNPKCDRKVSLYGYLRGAHLKNKTQIHMPGVGDFTVSDVSFLPDPCALPEQQKKRSLNEKEKLIYAPLSGVGGVVYDKDAVYIDLGGSHAHQDEEEEVRPNHELVQSLISTHSTIDAKMASSKVSLFMDSNPLGSEDLESHGFVMPKEEKQLDLKSGRIRRKAVFEEKENSDGESDEEDDQDEEMSEDEMAGSDSDEEGDAEEGSDKELPEQEADPRNVKRLKREETKEETVMELPAFADSDDDLEMSSVEEGETGLDESNKETDEEDEQESDEKESSDCDSESADKKLGEPTPCETSKESKELRGNHKQGLNLDKKVFSTVDSGNCTAEEVSESESESSSLDEDAEEDEEAEELHRKRVQSTQEVSTLRQAKLKAVEDDENLLKEEEEYEEKTDFSADTAGAVRWKENLSQKAAHAFLRQQQSTPNLRKLVYGTVAEKEEDDKDDGEEELGGLFHVSRPDKESKLKANGLDCSKFAVEVPQDWDLEEVMSSIRDCFVTGKWEADKDAAKLLEEDEELYGDFEDLETGVVHKGRPAVEEDEAVSEEEEKEEKEPKAEEEEEKKKRLDKKRKLKEMFDAEYDGGDATYFDDLKGEMQRQAQLNRAEFEDQDDDARVQYEGFRPGMYVRIEIENVPCEFVLNFDPQYPIILGGLGNSEGNVGYVQLRLKKHRWYKKILKTRDPLILSLGWRRFQTIPMYYVEDHNGRHRLLKYTPQHMHCGATFWGPITPQGTGFLAVQSVSGATPDFRIAATGVVLDLDKSITVVKKLKLTGFPFKIYKNTSFIKGMFNSQLEVAKFEGAAIRTVSGIRGQIKKALRTPEGAFRATFEDKLLMSDIVFLRTWYPVSIPAFYNPVTSLLKPAGEKDTWTGMKTTGQLRRERGLRIKQNKDSLYKPIVREKKHFNKLHIPKALQKALPFKNKPKNYEKKAKLSKDQWRPAVIREPHEKKISALLSALGTVHNYKVKKAKLKHREQLKEYLKVKRKEEEEKFKRQKEAKKKLYRIIGQKEKKRQKSSLKGSAGGEK; from the exons ATGGAGGAAAAGGACAGAAAGAAGCATCGCAAAAAATACAGTGGGCCAAAGGCTGACAAAAAGAAGAAACGTCACTTGAATGACTTAGGACTTGGAGATGAAGAGGATGCTCGGAAGAGGAATCCAAAGGCCTTTGCAGTCCAGTCTTTTGTGCGGATGGCCAGAACCTTTCACAG GACTCAGgacttgaaaacaaaaaagcatCATATTCCAGTGGTGGACCGAACTCCCTTGGAGCCACCTCCTGTGATTGTCGTTGTAGTTGGCCCTCCAAAAGTTGGGAAGAGCACCTTAATAAAATGTCTGATTAAGAACTTCACAAGGCAGAAATTGGTTGAAATCCGGGGTCCTGTAACAATTGTATCAg GTAAAAAACGTAGGCTAACCATTATTGAATGTGGATGTGACATTAACACAATGATTGATCTTGCTAAAGTTGCTGATTTG GTTCTAATGCTCATCGATGCCAGCTTTGGATTTGAGATGGAAACGTTTGAATTCTTGAACATTTGCCAAGTACATGGCTTTCCTAAAATCATGGGTATCCTTACCCACTTAGATACCTTCAAGAACAATAAACAGTTAAAAAAGACCAAAAAGAGATTAAAACATAGATTCTGGACTGAAGTATATCCG GGTGCTAAGCTCTTTTATCTCTCTGGGATGGTACATGGAGAGTATCAAAAGCAGGAAGTTCACAATCTAGGACGCTTTATCGCGGTTATGAAATTCCGCCCTCTCACATGGCAGACAACTCATCCGTATGTCCTAATGGACAG AGTGGAAGATTTGACAAACCCAGAAGATATCAGAGTCAATCCGAAGTGTGACAGGAAGGTGTCACTTTATGGTTACTTAAGAGGGGcacacttaaaaaacaaaacccagattCATATGCCAG GTGTAGGGGACTTTACAGTGAGTGATGTCAGTTTCCTGCCAGacccatgtgcactccctgagcagCAGAAGAAGCGTTCCTTAAACGAAAAAGAGAAACTGATTTATGCCCCACTATCAGGAGTTGGCGGTGTAGTGTATGACAAAGATGCTGTTTATATTGACCTTGGCGGAAGTCATGCTCATCAAGATGAAGAG GAGGAAGTGAGGCCAAACCATGAACTTGTCCAAAGCCTCATCTCTACCCATTCCACCATTGATGCTAAGATGGCTTCAAGCAAAGTGTCTCTCTTCATGGACTCCAACCCATTAGGCTCAGAAGATTTGGAAAGCCATGG CTTTGTGATGCCAAAAGAAGAGAAGCAACTTGATTTAAAGTCTGGGAGAATACGTAGGAAAGCAGtgtttgaagaaaaagaaaatagtgaTGGAGAAAGTGATGAAGAGGATGACCAAGATGAAGAAATGTCTGAGGATGAAATGGCTGGAAGTGATAGTGATGAGGAAGGTGATGCTGAAGAAGGAAGTGATAAAGAACTACCAGAACAAGAGGCAGATCCCAGGAATGTCAAGCGCCTGAAAAGAGAGGAGACCAAAGAAGAGACTGTAATGGAATTGCCAGCATTTGCTGATAGTGATGATGATCTTGAGATGAGCTCAGTAGAAGAAGGAGAAACAGGCCTGGATGAAAGCAACAAAGAGACAGATGAGGAAGATGAACAGGAGAGTGATGAGAAGGAAAGTTCAGACTGTGATTCTGAATCTGCAGACAAAAAATTAGGTGAACCCACACCATGTGAAACAAGCAAAGAAAGTAAAGAACTGAGAGGGAATCATAAACAAGGTCTCAATTTGGATAAAAAAGTGTTTTCCACTGTAGATTCTGGAAACTGCACAGCTGAAGAGGTTTCTGAATCTGAGTCTGAAAGCTCTTCCCTTGATGAGGACGCAGAGGAGGATGAAGAAGCTGAGGAATTGCATAGAAAAAGGGTTCAGAGTACTCAAGAGGTTAGTACTCTTAGGCAGGCTAAATTGAAAGCTGTAGAAGATGATGAAAATCTTCTGAAAGAGGAAGAGGAATATGAAGAGAAAACAGACTTTTCTGCAGACACAGCAG GTGCAGTTAGATGGAAGGAGAATCTTTCCCAAAAGgcagctcatgcctttctgagaCAACAGCAGTCAACTCCTAACCTTCGTAAACTTGTTTATGGAACAG tggcagagaaggaagaggatgaCAAGGATGATGGAGAAGAAGAGCTTGGAGGGTTGTTCCATGTCAGTCGTCCTGACAAAGAATCCAAACTAAAGGCTAACGGCCTTGACTGTTCCAAATTTGCAGTGGAAGTTCCCCAGGATTGGGATTTAGAAGAG GTTATGAGCAGCATTCGGGACTGCTTTGTAACAGGAAAATGGGAAGCAGATAAAGATGCTGCAAAGCTCTTAGAGGAAGACG AAGAACTTTATGGTGATTTTGAGGACCTTGAAACAGGAGTTGTGCATAAAGGGAGACCTGCTGTTGAAGAGGATGAG GCTGTAAgtgaagaagaggagaaagaagaaaaagagcccaaagcagaagaggaggaagagaagaaaaagcgCTTGGACAAGAAACGCAAATTAAAGGAAATGTTTGATGCTGAATATGATGGAGGAGATGCTACATACTTTGATGATCTTAAAGGGGAGATGCAGAGACAAGCACAG CTTAACCGAGCTGAATTTGAAGATCAAGATGATGATGCCAGAGTGCAATATGAGGGCTTCCGGCCAGGGATGTATGTTCGAATAGAAATTGAAAATGTCCCCTGTGAATTTGTGCTGAATTTTGACCCTCAGTATCCAATTATCCTTGGTGGTTTAGGCAACAGTGAAGGAAATGTAGGATATGTTCAG ttgcGTCTGAAGAAACATCGTTGGTATAAGAAGATACTTAAAACCCGTGATCCTTTAATCCTCTCATTGGGATGGAGACGATTTCAGACTATTCCTATGTACTATGTTGAAGATCACAATGGGCGCCATAGGCTTCTTAAATATACTCCACAACACATGCACTGTGGAGCAACTTTTTGGG gCCCCATCACTCCACAAGGGACAGGATTTTTGGCTGTTCAGTCCGTCAGTGGTGCAACA CCTGATTTTCGGATAGCTGCTACAGGAGTTGTGCTTGATTTAGATAAATCCATAACAGTTGTGAAGAAATTAAAGCTGACTGGTTTCCCATTCAAAATTTACAAGAACACTTCATTTATTAAG GGAATGTTTAACTCTCAGTTGGAAGTGGCAAAATTTGAAGGTGCAGCCATTCGCACTGTGAGTGGTATTCGAGGGCAGATCAAAAAGGCTCTTCGGACACCAGAAGGAGCTTTCAGGGCAACATTTGAAGACAAGTTATTAATGAGTG acatTGTTTTTCTGCGGACTTGGTATCCTGTTTCCATCCCAGCTTTCTATAACCCGGTAACATCCTTGCTAAAGCCAGCAGGTGAGAAAGACACCTGGACAGGAATGAAGACAACTGGCCAACTGAGGCGTGAACGGGGTTTaagaataaagcaaaacaaagatTCCCTCTATAAG cccatAGTGAGGGAGAAGAAGCATTTCAATAAGCTCCATATTCCTAAGGCACTTCAGAAGGCACTTCCATTTAAGAACAAGCCTAAGAATTATGAGAAGAAAGCTAAGCTTTCAAAGGACCAGTGGAGACCAGCTGTTATCAGAGAGCCTCATGAAAAGAAG ATATCAGCTCTGCTTAGTGCTTTGGGTACAGTGCACAATTACAAAGTGAAGAAAGCCAAATTAAAACATCGTGAACAGCTTAAAGAATACCTCAAAGTGAAGcgcaaggaagaggaagagaaatttAAGAGACAAAAGGAAGCCAAGAAAAAGCTGTATAGAATTATTggacaaaaagagaaaaagagacagaAGTCAAGCTTGAAAGGATCTGCTGGGGGAGAGAAGTGA